Proteins co-encoded in one Methylobacterium sp. WL1 genomic window:
- the lepA gene encoding translation elongation factor 4 yields the protein MTTPIDNIRNFSIVAHIDHGKSTLADRLIQATGTVALRDMSEQMLDSMDIEKERGITIKAQTVRLEYRAEDGKDYILNLMDTPGHVDFAYEVSRSLAACEGSLLVVDASQGVEAQTLANVYQALDANHEIVPVLNKVDLPAAEPERVKEQIEEVIGLDASNAVPISAKTGLNIEAVLEAIVTRLPPPKGDRSAPLKALLVDSWYDAYLGVVVLVRIIDGVLKKGMTIRMMGADAVHGVDRIGVFRPKMAEIGELGPGEVGFFTGSIKEVADTRVGDTLTEDKRQTTSMLPGFKEVQAVVFCGLFPVDAAEFENLRAAMGRLRLNDASFSYEMESSAALGFGFRCGFLGLLHLEIIQERLEREFNLDLISTAPSVVYRLKMRDGTLKELHNPADMPDVMKIELIEEPWIRATILTPDEYLGGVLKLCQDRRGVQIDLNYVGKRAMVVYDLPLNEVVFDFYDRLKSISKGYASFDYHVSDYREGELVKMSLLVNAEPVDALSMLVHRTRAESRGRAMCEKLKDLIPRHLFQIPVQAAIGGKIIARETIKALSKDVTAKCYGGDISRKRKLLDKQKEGKKKMRQFGRVEIPQEAFIAALKMDD from the coding sequence ATGACAACCCCGATCGACAACATCCGCAACTTCTCGATCGTCGCGCATATCGACCACGGCAAATCGACCCTGGCGGATCGGCTGATCCAGGCCACCGGCACCGTGGCGTTGCGCGACATGAGCGAGCAGATGCTCGACTCGATGGATATCGAGAAGGAGCGCGGCATCACCATCAAGGCGCAGACCGTGCGCCTGGAATACCGGGCCGAGGACGGCAAGGATTACATCCTCAACCTGATGGACACGCCCGGCCACGTGGACTTCGCCTACGAGGTGTCGCGCTCGCTCGCCGCCTGCGAGGGCTCGCTGCTGGTGGTGGATGCCTCCCAAGGCGTCGAAGCGCAGACGCTGGCCAACGTCTACCAGGCGCTCGACGCCAACCACGAGATCGTGCCGGTCCTCAACAAGGTCGATCTGCCGGCCGCCGAGCCGGAGCGGGTCAAGGAGCAGATCGAGGAGGTGATCGGCCTCGACGCCTCGAACGCGGTGCCGATCTCGGCCAAGACCGGCCTGAACATCGAGGCGGTGTTGGAGGCGATCGTGACCCGCCTGCCGCCGCCCAAGGGCGACCGGAGCGCGCCGCTCAAGGCCCTGCTGGTGGACAGCTGGTACGACGCCTATCTCGGCGTCGTCGTGCTGGTGCGCATCATCGACGGCGTGCTCAAGAAAGGCATGACCATCCGGATGATGGGCGCGGACGCCGTCCACGGCGTCGACCGGATCGGCGTGTTCCGTCCGAAGATGGCCGAGATCGGCGAGCTCGGCCCGGGCGAGGTCGGCTTCTTCACCGGCTCGATCAAGGAGGTCGCCGACACCCGCGTCGGCGACACGCTGACCGAGGACAAGCGCCAGACCACCTCGATGCTGCCGGGCTTCAAGGAAGTCCAGGCGGTCGTGTTCTGCGGCCTGTTCCCGGTGGACGCCGCCGAGTTCGAGAACCTGCGCGCGGCCATGGGCCGGCTCCGGCTCAACGACGCGTCCTTCTCCTACGAGATGGAGAGTTCGGCCGCGCTGGGCTTCGGCTTCCGCTGCGGCTTCCTCGGCCTGCTGCACCTGGAGATCATCCAGGAGCGGCTGGAGCGCGAGTTCAACCTCGACCTGATCTCCACCGCGCCCTCGGTGGTCTACCGCCTGAAGATGCGCGACGGCACGCTCAAGGAGCTGCACAACCCGGCCGACATGCCGGACGTGATGAAGATCGAGCTGATCGAGGAGCCGTGGATCCGCGCCACGATCCTGACCCCCGACGAGTATCTCGGCGGCGTGCTGAAACTCTGCCAGGACCGCCGCGGCGTCCAGATCGACCTCAACTACGTCGGCAAGCGCGCCATGGTGGTCTACGACCTGCCGCTGAACGAGGTGGTGTTCGATTTCTACGACCGGCTGAAATCGATCTCTAAGGGCTACGCCTCGTTCGACTACCACGTCTCCGACTACCGCGAGGGCGAGCTCGTGAAGATGTCGCTGCTGGTCAACGCCGAGCCGGTGGACGCCCTGTCGATGCTGGTCCACCGCACCCGCGCCGAATCGCGCGGCCGGGCCATGTGCGAGAAGCTGAAGGACCTGATCCCCCGCCACCTGTTCCAGATCCCGGTCCAGGCGGCCATCGGCGGCAAGATCATCGCCCGCGAGACGATCAAGGCCCTGTCCAAGGACGTCACCGCCAAGTGCTACGGCGGCGACATCTCGCGCAAGCGCAAGCTGTTGGACAAGCAGAAGGAAGGCAAGAAGAAGATGCGCCAGTTCGGGCGCGTGGAGATCCCGCAGGAGGCGTTCATCGCGGCGCTGAAGATGGACGATTGA
- a CDS encoding DUF2470 domain-containing protein, translating into MGETSTTASEQREMARPLPAGEAPFDAIGLSRMLLRSIRSGALATLDAEGTPFASLVTIATDQDGTPLMLLSRLSAHTRNLLADPRCSMLFSQGGKGDPLAHPRLTVVGTAVQTEAARARARFLARHPKAKLYADFPDFGFFAVTAKSGHLNGGFAKAATLTREELLLDLTGAEAVVAGEAGAVEHMNADHSDALALYAAAAGAEAGLPWRLSGLDPEGLDLMAGDRTARVVFPERVSDMGGLRRHLVAMAAQARGGA; encoded by the coding sequence TGGCCCGTCCGCTGCCCGCGGGCGAGGCGCCATTCGACGCCATCGGGTTGTCGCGGATGCTGCTGCGAAGCATCCGTTCCGGGGCGCTGGCGACCCTCGATGCGGAGGGGACGCCGTTCGCGTCGCTGGTGACGATCGCCACCGACCAGGACGGCACGCCGCTGATGCTGCTGTCGCGGCTCTCGGCCCACACCCGCAACCTGCTGGCGGATCCGCGGTGCTCGATGCTGTTCTCGCAGGGCGGCAAGGGCGATCCGTTGGCGCATCCGCGGCTCACCGTGGTCGGCACCGCCGTGCAGACCGAGGCGGCGCGGGCGCGGGCGCGTTTCCTGGCCCGCCATCCGAAGGCCAAGCTCTACGCCGACTTTCCGGATTTCGGGTTCTTCGCAGTGACCGCGAAGTCTGGACACCTGAACGGCGGTTTCGCGAAGGCCGCCACGTTGACCCGCGAAGAATTGCTCCTCGACCTCACCGGGGCGGAGGCCGTGGTCGCTGGCGAGGCCGGGGCGGTCGAGCACATGAACGCCGACCACTCCGACGCGCTGGCGCTTTACGCCGCCGCGGCGGGTGCGGAGGCTGGGCTGCCGTGGCGTTTGAGCGGGCTGGACCCGGAGGGGCTCGACCTGATGGCCGGCGACCGGACGGCGCGGGTGGTCTTTCCCGAGCGCGTCTCCGACATGGGCGGCCTGCGCAGGCACCTCGTCGCCATGGCGGCGCAGGCGCGCGGCGGGGCCTGA